The following proteins are co-located in the Flammeovirga kamogawensis genome:
- a CDS encoding type I restriction-modification system subunit M, whose amino-acid sequence MAKKVAEKEPLEKQLFKAADKMRKNIDAAEYKHVALGLIFIKYLSETFEAKYQELEADGDDAEDRDEYLAESIFFVPEQARWQFIQANATKTSIEYTDRNDNDRQGNIGNVLDNAMGLIEAENGDLKGVLPKVFGKDNLDKDTLSSMIDLFSNIGLGETLEKKKDLLGHVYEYFLGEFASAEGKKGGQFYTPKSIVQMMVEMIEPYEGRILDGACGSGGMFIMSEKFVQKHNGDVDDIVVYGQESNQTTYNLCRMNLAMHGMEGGNVAWNAEGSFLRDAHKDLKADFVLMNPPFNQKEWGVDQLQNDARWSLGTPPNGNANFGWMQYIIHHLNPTGGRAAVVLANGSLSSNSSGEGEIRQKMVDTDLVECVLMLPKQLFFNTGIPACVWFLHRDKPRKGETLFIDASELGYMEDRTHRAFAQEDIDKVTETYHAWQKKEESYEDVKGFCKTTKIEDIQKHKYVLTPGRYVGIPDEEDDGIPFDEKMKTYTDELRGQMDEAEQLDQKIKESLSKIGFSI is encoded by the coding sequence ATGGCAAAGAAAGTAGCAGAAAAAGAACCCTTAGAAAAACAACTCTTCAAAGCAGCAGATAAGATGCGTAAGAACATTGATGCAGCAGAATATAAACACGTGGCTTTAGGTTTGATCTTCATCAAGTACCTATCGGAGACGTTTGAGGCGAAATACCAAGAATTAGAGGCTGACGGTGATGATGCAGAAGATAGAGACGAATACCTTGCAGAGAGTATCTTTTTCGTTCCTGAACAAGCACGTTGGCAGTTTATACAAGCCAATGCGACTAAAACATCTATAGAATATACAGATCGTAACGATAATGACCGCCAAGGTAATATCGGTAACGTACTGGATAACGCTATGGGGCTTATTGAAGCTGAAAATGGCGATTTAAAAGGGGTACTTCCGAAGGTGTTCGGTAAGGATAACCTCGATAAAGATACCCTTTCTAGTATGATTGACCTCTTTTCTAACATCGGTTTGGGCGAAACACTAGAGAAGAAGAAAGACCTATTAGGACACGTTTATGAGTACTTCTTAGGGGAGTTTGCTTCTGCGGAAGGTAAGAAGGGTGGACAGTTCTATACACCAAAGTCTATTGTACAGATGATGGTAGAGATGATAGAACCTTACGAGGGACGTATTCTCGATGGAGCGTGTGGCTCAGGAGGTATGTTTATTATGTCTGAAAAGTTTGTACAGAAACATAATGGTGATGTAGATGATATTGTGGTCTATGGTCAGGAGAGCAACCAAACTACGTATAACCTGTGCCGAATGAACCTTGCCATGCACGGTATGGAAGGGGGCAATGTGGCGTGGAATGCGGAAGGTTCTTTCTTGCGTGATGCCCACAAAGATTTAAAGGCTGATTTTGTATTGATGAATCCTCCGTTTAATCAGAAAGAATGGGGTGTAGATCAGTTGCAAAATGATGCACGTTGGAGTTTAGGTACACCTCCTAATGGTAATGCCAATTTCGGTTGGATGCAATACATCATTCATCACCTTAATCCTACGGGAGGTAGAGCAGCGGTAGTATTGGCAAACGGTTCACTTTCTTCTAATTCGAGTGGTGAGGGAGAAATACGTCAGAAAATGGTTGACACCGATTTGGTGGAGTGTGTATTGATGCTTCCAAAGCAGTTGTTCTTTAATACGGGTATTCCTGCTTGTGTTTGGTTCTTACATCGTGATAAACCACGTAAGGGAGAAACACTCTTTATTGATGCTTCGGAATTGGGGTATATGGAAGACCGTACACACCGTGCTTTTGCTCAGGAAGATATTGATAAGGTGACGGAAACGTATCATGCTTGGCAGAAGAAAGAGGAAAGCTACGAAGATGTGAAAGGGTTCTGTAAAACTACAAAGATAGAAGATATCCAAAAGCATAAATATGTATTAACTCCGGGTCGTTACGTCGGTATTCCTGATGAAGAGGATGATGGGATTCCTTTTGATGAGAAGATGAAGACTTATACGGATGAGCTTAGAGGGCAAATGGATGAGGCTGAACAGCTAGATCAAAAGATTAAAGAATCTCTTTCTAAAATTGGTTTCAGTATATAA
- a CDS encoding restriction endonuclease subunit S, with protein sequence MEHKETEVGRIPSHWNVLTIDEIKADKKGAIAMGPFGSNIKSDNFVDKGVPVIRGANMNAYQFYDDNFVYLTDEKANSLGNSICYRRDIVLTHRGTIGQVGMIPIDSKYPRYVVSQSGMKLTVNEEIVSPEYVFYYLKSRIGQHFLLRNTSQTGVPAIGQPTTSLKEIPIPIPPKDESDAIVNSIHALTSKIHLLRQQNTTLENMAQTLFKRWFVDFEFPNEAGQPYKSSGGAMVASELGEIPEGWRVGSLVDIASYMNGVACQKYPPKSEDDKIPVLKIRELSSGITTNTDMASKSIDKKYLIDNGDVIFSWSGTLLVKIWNGEQCVLNQHLFKVTSDEYPKWFYFWWTKYHLDRFIHIAANKATTMGHIKREHLNESMVKIPPSRMMYHLGNVLDGLLQKTINNHTEIQNLTNLRDTLLPKLMSGEVEVN encoded by the coding sequence ATGGAGCATAAAGAAACAGAAGTTGGAAGGATTCCTTCACATTGGAACGTTTTAACGATAGATGAGATAAAAGCTGATAAAAAAGGAGCAATAGCAATGGGTCCTTTTGGTTCAAACATTAAGAGTGATAATTTTGTCGATAAAGGAGTACCTGTAATTCGAGGTGCAAATATGAATGCTTATCAGTTTTATGATGATAATTTTGTCTATTTAACTGATGAAAAAGCAAATTCTTTAGGAAATAGTATTTGTTATCGTAGAGATATAGTTCTAACTCATCGAGGAACAATTGGTCAAGTAGGAATGATTCCAATAGATAGTAAATATCCTAGATACGTTGTTTCTCAATCAGGAATGAAGCTTACTGTTAATGAGGAAATAGTTAGTCCAGAATATGTGTTTTACTATCTGAAATCTAGAATTGGCCAGCATTTCTTATTAAGAAATACATCTCAAACAGGAGTTCCTGCTATTGGACAACCAACTACCTCCTTAAAGGAAATACCAATACCTATTCCTCCCAAAGATGAAAGTGATGCGATAGTTAATAGTATTCATGCATTGACATCAAAAATCCACCTCCTCCGCCAACAAAACACCACCTTAGAGAACATGGCACAAACCCTGTTCAAGCGTTGGTTCGTGGACTTCGAGTTTCCCAATGAAGCAGGACAACCTTATAAGTCGAGTGGTGGAGCTATGGTCGCTTCAGAGCTTGGTGAGATACCTGAGGGGTGGAGAGTTGGTTCATTAGTTGATATTGCATCTTATATGAATGGTGTTGCTTGTCAGAAATATCCACCTAAAAGTGAAGATGATAAGATTCCTGTTTTAAAAATACGGGAGTTAAGTTCTGGCATAACTACAAATACAGATATGGCGTCAAAGAGTATTGACAAGAAGTATCTCATAGACAATGGAGATGTGATTTTTTCTTGGTCTGGTACTCTATTAGTGAAGATTTGGAATGGTGAACAATGTGTCTTGAACCAACATTTATTCAAAGTTACATCAGACGAATATCCAAAGTGGTTTTACTTTTGGTGGACAAAATACCATCTTGATAGGTTTATTCATATCGCAGCTAATAAAGCGACAACAATGGGGCATATAAAAAGGGAGCACCTTAATGAATCAATGGTAAAAATACCTCCTTCTAGAATGATGTATCATTTAGGTAATGTGCTAGATGGATTACTTCAAAAAACGATAAATAATCACACAGAAATCCAAAACCTCACAAACCTCCGCGACACCTTACTACCAAAGCTAATGAGTGGAGAGGTGGAAGTGAACTAA
- a CDS encoding AAA family ATPase, translating into MNIGSIRIRGYKSIENQEVKLGPINLLIGGNGVGKSNFISSFTLLRNLYEMNLQTYVESKGRANALLHFGVKNTQQIVLEILFSGDDGKKMNSFHVTLQEAQGKLLVQSVDTYFYSGASKFHQKHSNTLMEESTFKQAKDRQASYVNPFLQQFEVFHFHDTGDTSPLKQSCEVNDNRKLKKDGSNLPAFLYRLKKTAPKSFRRIEKLIQSIAPFFDHFILEPLVLSPEYIKLEWKEKGSIDTTFNAYHLSDGTLRFIALVTLLMQPEPPATIIIDEPELGLHPVAINKLAGLIRIASKKSQIIISTQSVNLVNNFEPEDIIVADRKGKATTFKSLDKEKLGVWLEDYTMGEVWEKNIIGGQPL; encoded by the coding sequence ATGAATATTGGAAGCATAAGGATAAGAGGCTATAAGTCGATAGAAAATCAGGAAGTAAAGTTAGGACCAATCAATCTACTCATAGGAGGTAACGGAGTTGGGAAGAGTAACTTTATTTCCTCATTTACGCTTCTTAGAAATCTTTACGAAATGAACCTTCAAACGTATGTAGAAAGTAAAGGGAGAGCAAATGCACTTTTACATTTTGGCGTAAAGAATACTCAACAGATCGTTCTTGAGATCCTTTTTAGTGGTGATGATGGTAAAAAGATGAACAGCTTTCATGTTACTTTACAAGAAGCACAAGGGAAACTGTTGGTGCAGTCTGTCGATACTTACTTTTATAGTGGTGCTTCAAAATTTCACCAAAAGCATAGTAATACACTAATGGAAGAGTCTACCTTTAAACAAGCGAAAGATAGACAAGCTTCTTATGTCAATCCTTTCCTCCAACAATTCGAAGTCTTCCATTTTCACGACACAGGAGATACTTCACCTTTAAAGCAATCTTGCGAAGTCAACGATAACCGTAAACTAAAAAAAGACGGAAGTAACTTGCCTGCATTCTTATATCGACTAAAAAAGACAGCACCAAAGAGTTTCCGTCGTATAGAGAAGCTGATACAATCTATTGCCCCTTTCTTTGATCACTTTATACTAGAACCTTTGGTGTTATCTCCAGAGTACATCAAGTTAGAGTGGAAAGAAAAGGGCAGTATAGATACCACTTTTAATGCCTATCACCTTTCAGACGGTACACTCCGTTTTATTGCTTTAGTGACACTTCTTATGCAACCCGAACCACCCGCTACCATCATTATAGATGAACCTGAGTTGGGGCTTCATCCCGTAGCCATTAATAAATTGGCAGGACTAATTCGTATTGCTTCAAAAAAGTCACAGATTATTATCTCTACACAATCGGTCAACCTTGTCAATAACTTTGAGCCAGAAGATATTATTGTTGCTGATAGAAAAGGCAAGGCAACGACTTTTAAATCGCTTGACAAAGAGAAGTTAGGCGTTTGGTTAGAAGACTATACCATGGGAGAAGTTTGGGAGAAAAACATTATTGGTGGTCAACCTTTATAA
- a CDS encoding DUF4276 family protein, with protein MKRVVFIVEGATEISFVNKKMIPYLYAQTGHAGSIEAITITTNVKKNKKGGIGSFEKFKNEVERVQATGNVIITTLLDFYGLPTSFPNHSDDVQRIKEIEDGMADQIGSSDFIPYLQKHELEALMFSSEEVLHNAVDTKEQEEAVSAIIKAYTNPEDINNSPQTAPSKRLDSILDPYEKTVHGDLIFDDLTMEEILSQCPRFKEWVDKLVERLNLDQNK; from the coding sequence ATGAAAAGAGTAGTTTTTATAGTAGAAGGAGCGACAGAAATATCGTTTGTTAATAAAAAGATGATTCCTTATCTATACGCACAAACAGGGCATGCCGGCAGTATTGAAGCCATTACAATAACTACCAACGTAAAGAAGAACAAGAAAGGAGGAATTGGGTCTTTTGAAAAGTTCAAGAACGAAGTAGAGCGCGTACAGGCAACAGGAAATGTGATCATTACCACCTTGTTAGACTTTTATGGCTTACCAACTTCCTTTCCCAACCATAGCGATGATGTCCAAAGGATCAAGGAAATTGAAGACGGTATGGCAGATCAAATCGGTAGTTCAGACTTTATTCCTTATCTACAAAAGCACGAATTAGAAGCTTTAATGTTTTCATCTGAAGAAGTATTACATAATGCCGTAGATACTAAGGAACAAGAAGAAGCGGTAAGTGCGATTATTAAGGCATATACCAATCCTGAAGACATTAATAATAGCCCACAAACGGCACCTTCAAAGAGACTAGACAGTATTTTAGACCCTTACGAAAAAACAGTACATGGAGATCTTATCTTTGATGACCTAACCATGGAAGAGATTCTATCTCAATGTCCACGTTTCAAAGAATGGGTAGACAAACTTGTAGAACGACTAAACCTAGATCAAAACAAATGA
- a CDS encoding DUF6933 domain-containing protein, translating to MIFSCTQKVLEKAKKYHEVAKEKPDVGQNNWYVNLLPLGRKKGLLFIHSETLYMTFLPDATVKTIKNLDQEFRLQLQEDLLWCGYEEASVNNYLEQSTSTSICKTNSRRVLGIMNEVMFSFPLFLEDATSRTDLLTRLNDMLYTYPGIDKKKEYRTPNEEMKKLLNK from the coding sequence ATGATTTTCAGCTGCACACAAAAAGTCTTAGAAAAGGCAAAGAAATATCATGAGGTAGCGAAAGAGAAACCAGATGTTGGTCAGAACAATTGGTATGTTAACCTTCTTCCATTAGGTAGAAAGAAAGGACTGTTGTTTATACACTCGGAAACACTGTACATGACCTTTCTTCCAGATGCTACTGTCAAAACCATCAAGAACTTAGATCAAGAGTTTAGACTACAATTGCAAGAAGATCTATTGTGGTGTGGCTATGAGGAAGCGAGTGTAAATAATTACCTAGAACAGTCAACATCTACATCAATCTGTAAAACCAACTCACGCAGAGTATTAGGAATAATGAATGAGGTAATGTTCTCTTTTCCTCTATTCTTAGAAGATGCAACATCAAGAACAGATTTATTGACTCGTCTTAATGACATGCTTTATACTTACCCTGGTATTGATAAGAAGAAGGAGTATAGAACGCCTAATGAAGAAATGAAGAAACTACTAAACAAATGA
- a CDS encoding type I restriction endonuclease subunit R, with protein MPTTTKIYEDDIEQDMIKLLQQQGFDYLKGSELELDYTDNTERSSYKEVVLKQQLMQALKRINPHSPEHQLTEALDAMLNLQEHEQLVETNEEFYKLLIGGYAVEGSEEEDTHRIYYVDFIHPENNEWKVVNQFTVIDVAHCRPDVMLFVNGLPVVVVELKRPTDASATTKTAYDQLQRYKKEIPKLFHYNTLMIISDGVKAMAGSTTAPYSRFLPWKSIDGSTEAAKNKPELEVITKGLLQKDILLELIRDYTVFEKEKDIIELENGKHDIRTQVIKKIAAYHQFFAVRKAIEATRQASSEKGDGKAGVVWHTQGSGKSLSMVFFSKKMEQELDNATLIVLTDRNDLDNQLFNTFASCGQKAEQIESNDDLKQKLKRDSGGMFFTTIQKFGISKEDKEQQTVYEFPQLSDRRNIIIVADEAHRTQYGFTGKAEKDKAGEYTGKISFGFAKYIRDAFPNASFLGFTGTPIEAEDVNTPEVFGNYIDIYDIQQAVEDGATVPIFYESRLAKIKMIEGVDIDSEADKLADEYNVEQEKKEATKLEALIAHPDRLRSVAEDIVSHYSARRAAFTEGKGMIVTMSREIAVKLYDEIIKVKPEWHSDSLDEGAVKVVMTSAPTDEDRYGKAFTKHATTKEQREDLAARVKDVNDPLQLVIVRDMWLTGFDAPCLTTLYVDKPMKGHGLMQAIARVNRVFPGKAGGLVVDYLGIASELKKATKDYTRSGGKGEPVETQNQAVKIVKEKLEVVNDFFREGTFDIERYHSNYATSFERIEVLNDAVDHIQGLEHDEEGTAKRFRTQVMALVKAHSLAVPHPDVMKIEVQRQVAFFHAVKSVLDKLDPSSEPLDQDEKGQQNNAYFKQLIQQLVQDSIEADGVVDILEEAGMESPELSILSDDFLAEVQNMKRKNLAIELLKKLLTDQIKAKGKSNIAKSKKLSERLQDAILRYQNKIISAVEILEEMIALSKEITAEEERMIALGMSATEIAFYDTLADNKSAKDLMEDDTLMQLASVIVENIQKKAKIDWTKREKVKAQLRLAIKKQLKKFGYPPDQQKLATQKILQQTEQLAKELAKAS; from the coding sequence ATGCCAACAACTACCAAAATATACGAAGACGACATCGAACAAGATATGATCAAGCTTTTGCAACAACAAGGGTTTGACTATCTCAAAGGGTCTGAACTAGAACTCGACTACACAGACAATACAGAAAGAAGTAGCTACAAAGAAGTAGTCTTAAAGCAGCAGTTGATGCAAGCGTTAAAACGCATCAATCCACACTCTCCAGAGCATCAGTTGACAGAAGCTTTAGATGCCATGCTCAACCTTCAAGAACACGAACAGTTAGTAGAAACCAACGAAGAATTTTACAAACTGCTGATAGGTGGTTATGCGGTAGAAGGTAGCGAAGAAGAAGACACACACCGTATTTATTATGTAGATTTCATTCACCCCGAAAATAACGAATGGAAGGTAGTCAATCAGTTTACAGTCATAGATGTAGCCCATTGTAGACCCGATGTTATGCTGTTTGTAAATGGTTTACCTGTAGTAGTGGTGGAGTTAAAAAGACCCACAGATGCAAGTGCAACTACTAAAACAGCCTACGACCAACTACAACGTTACAAAAAAGAAATACCGAAGCTGTTTCATTACAACACCCTCATGATTATTTCTGATGGAGTGAAAGCAATGGCAGGTTCTACAACCGCACCTTACAGTCGGTTTTTACCATGGAAAAGTATTGATGGCAGTACAGAAGCCGCCAAGAATAAACCAGAACTAGAAGTCATTACCAAAGGTCTTTTACAGAAAGATATACTTCTTGAACTGATACGTGATTATACCGTTTTTGAAAAAGAAAAAGACATTATAGAACTTGAAAATGGCAAACACGATATCAGGACTCAAGTCATTAAAAAGATTGCTGCTTACCACCAATTCTTTGCCGTAAGGAAAGCAATTGAAGCCACAAGGCAAGCTTCTTCTGAAAAAGGAGATGGAAAAGCAGGTGTCGTTTGGCATACACAAGGAAGTGGTAAATCGCTTTCTATGGTCTTCTTTAGTAAGAAGATGGAGCAAGAATTAGACAATGCTACACTCATTGTACTCACCGATAGAAACGACCTTGATAATCAATTGTTCAATACCTTTGCTAGTTGTGGGCAAAAAGCAGAACAGATTGAGTCTAACGACGATTTAAAGCAGAAACTAAAGCGTGATAGTGGTGGAATGTTCTTTACAACCATACAAAAGTTTGGTATTTCAAAAGAAGATAAAGAACAGCAAACCGTTTATGAATTTCCTCAGCTTTCCGATAGAAGAAATATAATTATTGTTGCCGATGAAGCCCACCGAACACAGTATGGTTTCACAGGTAAAGCAGAGAAAGACAAAGCAGGAGAGTACACAGGTAAAATCTCTTTTGGGTTTGCAAAATACATCAGAGACGCCTTCCCGAATGCTTCATTCTTAGGCTTTACGGGTACACCCATTGAAGCAGAAGACGTTAACACACCAGAAGTTTTTGGTAACTACATCGACATCTATGATATACAACAAGCGGTAGAAGATGGGGCAACAGTACCGATATTCTATGAAAGTCGTTTGGCAAAAATCAAGATGATTGAGGGAGTGGATATTGATAGTGAAGCCGATAAATTGGCAGACGAATACAATGTAGAGCAAGAGAAAAAAGAAGCAACAAAACTCGAAGCACTGATTGCACACCCCGATCGTTTACGTTCAGTAGCAGAAGATATTGTAAGCCACTATTCAGCGCGTAGAGCTGCTTTTACAGAAGGTAAAGGCATGATCGTTACCATGAGTAGAGAAATTGCGGTAAAGCTGTATGATGAGATTATTAAAGTAAAGCCCGAATGGCACAGTGATAGCCTAGATGAAGGAGCCGTAAAAGTAGTCATGACTTCTGCTCCAACAGATGAAGACCGCTACGGTAAAGCTTTTACAAAACATGCAACAACAAAAGAACAAAGAGAAGACCTTGCTGCAAGAGTAAAAGATGTCAATGATCCACTTCAATTGGTCATTGTGCGTGATATGTGGTTAACAGGTTTCGATGCACCATGCCTCACAACACTCTATGTAGACAAGCCCATGAAAGGACACGGCTTAATGCAAGCCATTGCAAGAGTTAATCGAGTTTTCCCAGGTAAAGCAGGAGGATTAGTAGTCGATTACTTAGGCATCGCTTCAGAACTTAAAAAAGCAACAAAAGACTATACTCGAAGTGGAGGAAAAGGAGAACCTGTAGAAACACAGAACCAAGCTGTAAAAATTGTCAAAGAGAAACTAGAAGTAGTGAATGACTTCTTTAGAGAAGGCACATTTGACATAGAACGCTATCACTCCAATTATGCCACATCTTTTGAGCGCATTGAAGTACTCAACGATGCAGTAGATCATATTCAAGGTTTAGAACACGATGAAGAGGGTACAGCCAAACGTTTTAGAACACAAGTAATGGCATTAGTAAAAGCCCACTCCTTAGCCGTACCTCATCCCGATGTAATGAAGATTGAAGTACAGCGTCAGGTTGCCTTTTTTCATGCCGTAAAATCGGTATTAGATAAGCTAGACCCATCAAGTGAACCATTAGATCAGGACGAAAAAGGGCAGCAAAACAACGCCTACTTTAAACAACTAATTCAACAATTAGTACAGGATTCTATAGAAGCCGATGGCGTAGTAGATATTTTGGAAGAAGCAGGAATGGAATCACCAGAACTTTCCATCCTATCCGATGATTTCTTGGCAGAGGTACAAAACATGAAACGTAAGAACCTCGCCATAGAACTCCTTAAAAAGCTGCTCACAGACCAAATAAAAGCTAAAGGAAAGAGTAACATTGCAAAGTCGAAAAAGCTATCAGAAAGGCTTCAAGACGCTATCTTACGCTACCAAAACAAGATCATCTCTGCGGTAGAAATTCTAGAGGAAATGATTGCCCTCTCTAAAGAAATCACAGCAGAAGAAGAACGCATGATTGCACTCGGAATGTCTGCCACAGAAATAGCCTTTTATGATACATTAGCCGACAACAAAAGTGCTAAAGACCTAATGGAAGACGATACACTCATGCAACTCGCATCTGTCATTGTAGAAAACATTCAGAAGAAAGCCAAAATAGACTGGACGAAGCGAGAGAAAGTAAAAGCACAACTCCGTTTAGCCATCAAAAAGCAGTTAAAGAAGTTCGGTTACCCACCAGATCAGCAGAAGTTGGCCACACAGAAAATATTACAACAAACAGAGCAATTGGCTAAGGAATTGGCGAAGGCTTCTTAA
- a CDS encoding DUF4268 domain-containing protein — MYLINTDNNKIEKIKAKSFSELGFKEREHLQEWLAKRPESLGEELLIIQKEFDGFNDTRERLDLLAIDKDGSLVIIENKLDDSGKDVTWQAMKYASYCSSLSKKQVIDIYQNYLDKSGKGEKAGDKISDFFNGQDIEEISINQGASQRIIMIAANFRKEVTSTVLWLMNFNLRVQCFKTTPYQLNDQLFLNIEQIIPMKEAEEYSIKMAEKSQEDISSKEEKKHRHFLRREFWTQYIVEINKVSKLYQNISPSDYHWIGASSGVRGVGYNSVISKKYARVELYIDRAKTAEENEMIFDFLYQQKETIEEKAGIRFTWERLEGKRAYRVKYEDATTNVFNKDEWSNMTSFMVDGMLKMERGFRDALKEVNKTLKTNKGV; from the coding sequence ATGTATTTGATTAACACAGATAATAATAAGATCGAAAAGATAAAAGCGAAGTCCTTTTCTGAGTTAGGATTCAAAGAACGTGAGCATCTTCAAGAATGGTTAGCTAAACGTCCTGAATCACTAGGAGAAGAACTATTGATCATACAGAAAGAGTTTGATGGTTTTAACGATACACGTGAACGGTTAGACTTGTTGGCAATAGATAAAGATGGTTCTCTTGTAATAATAGAAAATAAGCTTGATGATAGTGGTAAAGATGTCACTTGGCAAGCGATGAAATACGCGTCTTATTGTTCTAGTTTAAGTAAGAAACAGGTAATAGACATCTACCAGAATTACCTCGATAAAAGCGGAAAAGGTGAAAAGGCAGGAGATAAGATCAGTGACTTTTTCAATGGGCAGGATATAGAAGAGATATCTATCAATCAAGGAGCCTCACAAAGAATCATTATGATAGCTGCTAATTTTCGTAAAGAAGTAACGTCAACTGTTTTATGGCTGATGAACTTCAATTTGCGTGTTCAATGCTTTAAAACTACACCTTATCAATTGAACGATCAGCTATTTCTAAATATAGAGCAGATTATACCGATGAAAGAAGCAGAAGAGTACTCTATTAAGATGGCTGAAAAATCACAAGAAGATATTAGTTCAAAAGAAGAAAAGAAGCATAGACATTTTTTAAGGCGAGAGTTTTGGACACAGTACATCGTAGAAATAAACAAAGTCAGTAAACTGTATCAGAATATAAGTCCAAGTGACTACCATTGGATAGGTGCCAGTTCTGGAGTGAGAGGGGTAGGTTATAATTCTGTGATTTCAAAAAAATACGCGAGGGTAGAATTGTATATTGATAGAGCAAAAACAGCTGAAGAAAACGAGATGATTTTCGATTTCTTATATCAGCAAAAGGAAACAATAGAGGAAAAAGCAGGTATTCGTTTTACTTGGGAACGCTTAGAAGGGAAAAGAGCATACAGAGTAAAGTATGAAGACGCTACTACAAATGTTTTTAATAAGGACGAATGGTCTAATATGACCTCTTTTATGGTAGACGGAATGCTTAAAATGGAAAGAGGTTTTAGAGATGCTTTGAAAGAAGTGAATAAAACTTTAAAAACGAATAAAGGGGTATAA
- a CDS encoding type I restriction enzyme endonuclease domain-containing protein, with the protein MYTPEDQTKAFAQKVKLVVDDKANYTVWNTRDDIKAELKVALILLLHKYKYPHVDRDEVYKEIFEQAENFKKYQ; encoded by the coding sequence ATATATACACCTGAAGACCAAACAAAGGCATTTGCACAAAAGGTAAAACTGGTAGTAGATGATAAAGCCAATTACACCGTCTGGAACACAAGAGATGATATAAAAGCTGAACTCAAAGTAGCTTTAATCTTACTACTACATAAGTACAAATATCCTCATGTAGATAGAGATGAGGTTTATAAGGAGATATTTGAGCAGGCGGAGAATTTTAAAAAGTATCAATAA
- a CDS encoding SMODS domain-containing nucleotidyltransferase: MPKTIKSAFHEFHRDVVNIETSRTQKALASRDWLIEQLNKLELDESLSFPFRYGARQLNIGSFQRKTKIRELDDIDLFFCFTADNAFYTKISDDHYVISTVNSSHRLKSLSDDGILNSRKVIEKVKNSLAKISQYKNADLHRRGEAATLSLTSYEWVFDIVPCFYTDTGLYLIPNGEGGWKQTNPSVDQVRITTENQAKNGKLLQLVRTVKYWSKIHLPNDTISSYLLENFVIKYSQMKESLSDDIVYDLRDFLQYLSHNIYYPLYTESTFQGDLNSLNEERKKIISDKSIWSASKINEALHAELFNYDLPKAISIWQEVFGNNFPKLELKDEQNSTV; encoded by the coding sequence ATGCCAAAAACAATCAAATCAGCATTTCATGAGTTTCATAGAGATGTTGTAAACATTGAAACAAGTCGTACTCAAAAAGCCTTAGCAAGTAGAGATTGGTTGATTGAACAACTAAATAAACTTGAACTAGATGAATCATTATCATTCCCATTCAGGTATGGTGCTAGACAGCTAAATATTGGATCTTTCCAAAGGAAAACAAAAATTAGAGAACTTGATGATATTGACTTATTTTTTTGTTTTACTGCTGACAATGCATTCTATACTAAAATTTCTGATGATCATTATGTTATCAGTACTGTCAATTCAAGTCATCGTTTAAAAAGTTTATCTGACGATGGAATACTTAATTCAAGGAAAGTAATAGAAAAAGTTAAGAACTCTTTAGCGAAAATTAGTCAGTATAAAAATGCAGACCTACATAGAAGAGGTGAAGCAGCTACACTCTCTTTAACATCTTATGAATGGGTTTTTGATATTGTTCCATGTTTTTATACTGATACAGGGTTATATCTTATACCAAATGGAGAAGGGGGGTGGAAACAAACAAATCCAAGCGTTGATCAAGTTCGAATAACTACTGAAAATCAAGCTAAAAATGGAAAGTTACTTCAATTAGTACGTACCGTAAAATATTGGAGTAAAATTCATTTGCCTAATGATACGATTAGTTCTTATTTACTTGAAAATTTTGTGATAAAATATTCTCAAATGAAAGAAAGTTTGTCTGATGATATTGTATATGATTTAAGAGATTTTTTACAGTATTTATCTCATAATATTTATTATCCATTATATACTGAAAGTACCTTTCAGGGAGATTTAAACTCTTTGAATGAAGAAAGAAAAAAAATAATAAGTGACAAGTCAATTTGGTCAGCAAGTAAGATAAATGAAGCATTACATGCCGAATTATTTAATTATGATCTTCCAAAAGCAATAAGTATCTGGCAAGAAGTATTTGGTAACAACTTTCCAAAATTAGAATTAAAAGATGAGCAGAATAGTACCGTTTGA